In one Vulgatibacter incomptus genomic region, the following are encoded:
- a CDS encoding mucoidy inhibitor MuiA family protein → MSPRTPAALLLLFLLPSFAAADTKVSSTLDEVTVYPGSALVTRRARTNLAAGEVRLLVEGLTPSLLDDSVRVQASGSAKARILGISVEAQPLTESSSAPLRAAEEALRELEDRDRELLDQATTAGKERDFLDALRSTYAKEQSENLGARGRNPKDWAAMVEYLGKEYTAIQKRLRRAEADRRELAPKLDAARADVSRLRDTGALAGKRVVIDLVVAKEGVLTLELGYRVLGASWRPAWDARLDPATGKVELDLQAVVEQRTGEDWRGVTLAVSTARPEQRIFVGELEPLYLRKAQPVREKFRSRMAPAPSMSGAAKEDYAESYDVEAPARFDVGVVATTVTATAKASVPSTGEERKSPLGVFSLDSKLARVASPRLDERAYLVAEATNGTGVPLFAGPVELFVGGAYAGRSSLADVPPGGELKLAFGPDPRIRLDRKVLDRSRDESGLFSKTETIHYRIRTTVKNHHDAMVELLLRDLVPVSQDEDIAVTILSGTTAPEGRADESKPGVKSWTLKLGPGEERAIELRYAVSYPKGQAIDGLP, encoded by the coding sequence ATGAGCCCACGAACCCCCGCTGCGCTGCTGCTCCTGTTCCTCCTCCCCTCGTTCGCCGCCGCTGACACGAAGGTGTCCAGCACCCTGGACGAGGTGACCGTCTATCCGGGGTCGGCCCTGGTCACGCGGCGCGCCCGGACGAACCTGGCCGCCGGCGAGGTGCGGCTCCTCGTCGAAGGGCTGACGCCGAGCCTGCTGGACGACTCGGTGCGCGTCCAGGCGTCGGGATCGGCGAAGGCGCGGATCCTCGGCATCTCGGTGGAGGCCCAGCCGCTGACCGAGAGCTCGTCCGCGCCCCTCCGGGCCGCCGAGGAAGCGCTGCGGGAGCTGGAAGACCGCGATCGCGAGCTCCTGGACCAGGCGACGACCGCCGGCAAGGAGCGGGACTTCCTCGACGCGCTGCGGTCGACCTATGCCAAGGAGCAGAGCGAGAACCTCGGCGCCCGGGGCCGAAACCCCAAGGATTGGGCGGCGATGGTGGAGTATCTGGGCAAGGAGTACACCGCGATCCAGAAGCGGCTGCGCCGCGCCGAGGCGGATCGCCGCGAACTCGCGCCCAAGCTCGACGCGGCACGCGCCGACGTCTCCCGGCTGCGCGACACGGGCGCGCTGGCGGGGAAGCGCGTGGTCATCGATCTCGTCGTCGCGAAGGAGGGCGTGCTCACGCTCGAGCTGGGCTACCGCGTCCTGGGCGCGTCGTGGAGGCCGGCGTGGGACGCGCGCCTCGATCCCGCCACCGGCAAGGTGGAGCTGGACCTGCAGGCGGTGGTGGAGCAGCGCACCGGCGAAGACTGGCGAGGCGTGACGCTGGCGGTGTCCACCGCGCGCCCCGAGCAGCGCATCTTCGTCGGCGAGCTCGAGCCCTTGTATCTGCGCAAGGCTCAGCCCGTTCGCGAGAAGTTCCGGTCGCGAATGGCGCCGGCTCCATCGATGTCGGGGGCCGCGAAGGAGGACTACGCCGAGTCCTACGACGTCGAAGCGCCCGCGCGGTTCGACGTCGGCGTCGTGGCCACGACCGTGACCGCCACCGCCAAAGCGTCCGTGCCGAGCACCGGCGAAGAGCGAAAGAGCCCGCTGGGCGTCTTCTCCCTGGATTCAAAGCTGGCGCGCGTGGCGTCTCCCCGGCTGGACGAGCGCGCCTACCTCGTCGCGGAGGCGACGAACGGGACGGGCGTGCCCCTCTTCGCGGGGCCCGTGGAGCTCTTCGTGGGCGGCGCGTACGCGGGCCGCTCGTCGCTCGCCGACGTGCCGCCGGGCGGGGAGCTGAAGCTCGCCTTCGGCCCCGATCCCCGCATCCGCCTCGACCGCAAGGTGCTCGATCGCAGCCGCGACGAGTCCGGCCTGTTCTCCAAGACGGAGACGATCCACTACCGCATCCGCACGACGGTGAAGAACCACCACGACGCGATGGTGGAGCTCCTGCTGCGCGACCTCGTGCCCGTGAGCCAGGACGAGGACATCGCCGTAACGATCCTCAGCGGCACGACCGCCCCCGAGGGCCGAGCGGACGAGTCGAAGCCGGGCGTGAAGTCGTGGACGCTGAAGCTCGGCCCCGGCGAAGAGCGCGCGATCGAGCTGCGGTATGCGGTCAGCTATCCGAAGGGCCAGGCGATCGACGGACTTCCCTGA
- a CDS encoding DUF1990 family protein, with amino-acid sequence MRKRSRHALLLAERGVGPLLRRDYWAVIRRCRVSPARLMEDVKRHFASFAPSELVVFTRSDGRDAALEPGDDLEVKLAGDGRFRVRVLHANARSLTLGTEEGHPEAGRITFGSYRNRRGDVLFHIRSHARSSSSGYRAGFLAWGEVMQTSTWTDFVNRVAVAFGNGVVGFIHAETGFLEDEPPEYASCAPTFEARGG; translated from the coding sequence ATGCGGAAGCGCTCGAGGCACGCCCTGCTCCTCGCCGAGCGAGGGGTCGGCCCGCTCCTGAGGCGGGACTATTGGGCCGTGATCCGCCGCTGCCGTGTTTCGCCCGCGCGGCTCATGGAGGACGTGAAGCGCCACTTCGCATCCTTCGCACCGTCGGAGCTCGTCGTCTTCACGCGCAGCGATGGCAGGGACGCAGCCCTAGAGCCGGGCGACGACCTCGAGGTGAAGCTCGCCGGCGACGGCCGCTTCCGCGTCCGCGTCCTTCACGCCAACGCCCGGAGCCTCACTCTCGGCACAGAGGAGGGCCATCCCGAGGCCGGCCGCATCACTTTCGGCAGCTACCGGAATCGCCGAGGCGACGTTCTCTTCCACATCCGCAGCCATGCCCGCTCGAGCAGCAGCGGCTACCGCGCCGGATTCCTCGCCTGGGGCGAGGTGATGCAGACGAGCACCTGGACCGATTTCGTCAACCGCGTCGCCGTGGCGTTCGGAAACGGGGTCGTCGGCTTCATCCACGCCGAGACCGGCTTCCTCGAGGACGAGCCACCCGAATACGCGAGCTGCGCGCCGACCTTCGAGGCCAGAGGGGGCTGA
- a CDS encoding aminoglycoside phosphotransferase family protein gives MREPVVVGGYSNTIVRLAPLPVVARIATGTSLVRNGPAWLEREVDVARHLAAADAPAVRPSALVEAGPHSHEGLTMTFWELVEIRPDPIDPRLAARTLRQCHEVLDGYRGALPTWAAIDEASRLLDHPLVVSALGAEEREVLQSAAERVGTVMRSGGVTLRPLHGDAHGQNLWNTSVGPIWGDWEDAFAGPAEWDLACLVSASAVLGDGSEAAEVLRCYGGSVDEAMLDHMIEARTLQAIVWAALLLPDAERNPKLLARLEWLRTRLRP, from the coding sequence GTGAGGGAGCCGGTCGTCGTCGGCGGCTACAGCAACACGATCGTCCGCTTGGCGCCCCTGCCGGTGGTTGCGCGGATCGCGACGGGGACGAGCCTCGTTCGCAATGGTCCCGCTTGGCTCGAGCGAGAGGTCGACGTCGCTCGCCACCTCGCGGCTGCCGACGCACCTGCGGTCCGACCGAGCGCGCTCGTGGAGGCAGGGCCCCACTCGCATGAGGGCCTGACCATGACCTTCTGGGAGCTCGTCGAGATCCGACCGGATCCGATCGATCCTCGGCTCGCCGCTCGAACGCTCCGTCAATGCCACGAGGTGCTCGATGGCTACCGCGGCGCGTTGCCGACATGGGCTGCGATCGACGAGGCGAGCCGCTTGCTCGATCACCCGCTGGTCGTATCTGCCTTGGGCGCCGAGGAGCGGGAGGTCTTGCAGAGCGCTGCGGAGCGAGTAGGCACCGTGATGCGCTCGGGAGGCGTGACGCTCCGGCCGCTCCACGGTGACGCCCATGGCCAGAACCTCTGGAACACGAGCGTCGGGCCGATCTGGGGCGACTGGGAAGACGCCTTCGCGGGCCCGGCGGAGTGGGACCTCGCGTGCCTGGTTTCCGCGTCGGCGGTGCTGGGGGACGGGAGCGAGGCGGCCGAGGTCCTGCGGTGCTACGGCGGCAGCGTGGACGAGGCGATGCTCGACCACATGATCGAGGCCCGTACGCTTCAAGCCATCGTGTGGGCCGCGCTCCTGCTGCCGGACGCCGAGCGGAACCCGAAGCTGCTCGCGAGGCTGGAATGGCTCCGGACGAGACTTCGCCCGTGA